The uncultured Cohaesibacter sp. genome window below encodes:
- a CDS encoding GNAT family N-acetyltransferase, whose amino-acid sequence MNDPLITLSPQGAAPLHIRMAGVEDAPEIHRMIAALAVFLGDAHKHVASVEDYVRHGFGETPAFQCVLAEQDGRVLGLCLYFDIFSSWMGVPGLYVQDLYVSDEARGLKLGRLLLQQVAKLGAERGCGYLRLSVDAANIGAQGFYEACGLQWSGSEKMYMALGEAFNTLAGRA is encoded by the coding sequence ATGAACGACCCCCTGATCACCCTTTCGCCGCAAGGCGCCGCGCCCTTGCATATCCGTATGGCAGGCGTTGAAGATGCCCCCGAAATTCATCGCATGATTGCCGCGCTCGCAGTCTTTTTGGGGGATGCTCACAAGCATGTTGCGAGCGTCGAGGATTATGTCCGCCATGGGTTCGGCGAGACACCGGCCTTTCAGTGTGTTTTGGCGGAGCAGGATGGCAGGGTGCTGGGGCTCTGTCTTTATTTCGATATCTTCTCCTCCTGGATGGGTGTGCCGGGGCTTTATGTTCAGGATCTTTATGTGTCTGACGAGGCGCGTGGGTTGAAGCTCGGGCGGTTGCTGCTGCAACAGGTCGCAAAGCTTGGTGCGGAAAGGGGCTGTGGCTATCTGCGTCTTTCCGTGGACGCGGCCAATATCGGGGCGCAAGGCTTTTACGAGGCCTGTGGCCTTCAATGGTCCGGTTCGGAAAAGATGTATATGGCGCTCGGTGAGGCGTTCAACACTCTGGCGGGGCGGGCGTGA
- a CDS encoding ABC transporter ATP-binding protein, whose amino-acid sequence MTNEADKPFAFRTRGLTKVYGEGNAAVHALRGVDLEIPSGEIVVLLGPSGSGKSTLLNIIGGLDRATDGDVHFQDLCLSDLPDDKLTLYRRNHVGFVFQFYNLMPSLTARENVELVTEIADHPLAPEDALALVGLAERADHFPAQLSGGEQQRVAIARAIAKQPTVLFCDEPTGALDSKTGKVVLKVLRDINERLGATVLIVTHAASTAAMADRVIHFADGRIREVVENESKRDPDEIEW is encoded by the coding sequence ATGACGAACGAAGCGGACAAGCCTTTCGCCTTCAGAACACGGGGCCTCACAAAGGTTTACGGCGAGGGCAACGCTGCGGTGCACGCCCTGCGCGGGGTCGATCTGGAAATCCCGTCCGGCGAAATTGTCGTCCTTCTCGGTCCCTCGGGCAGTGGCAAGTCGACCCTGCTCAACATCATCGGCGGCCTTGATCGCGCCACCGACGGCGACGTCCATTTTCAGGACTTGTGCCTGTCCGATCTGCCGGACGACAAGCTCACCCTCTACCGCCGCAATCACGTGGGCTTTGTCTTCCAGTTCTACAATCTGATGCCGAGCCTTACCGCACGGGAGAATGTCGAACTGGTCACCGAAATCGCCGACCACCCGCTGGCGCCCGAGGACGCCTTGGCGCTTGTCGGCCTTGCCGAGCGGGCCGACCATTTCCCCGCCCAGCTTTCCGGTGGGGAACAGCAGCGGGTTGCCATTGCGCGGGCCATCGCCAAACAGCCCACCGTGCTCTTCTGTGACGAGCCGACCGGTGCACTCGACAGCAAGACCGGCAAGGTGGTGCTCAAGGTCCTCAGGGACATCAACGAACGGCTCGGCGCAACGGTCCTGATCGTCACCCATGCCGCCAGCACCGCAGCCATGGCCGACCGTGTCATCCACTTTGCCGACGGACGCATCCGGGAAGTGGTGGAGAATGAATCGAAGCGCGACCCCGACGAAATCGAGTGGTAG
- a CDS encoding HlyD family efflux transporter periplasmic adaptor subunit has protein sequence MSFLCSLPLVGALLTGCLPPSPLATGYVEGDYVQIAPIETARIIDISVARGDRVSRDQTIAALEQQDADIAVANASAALAQSRATLANLQQGARPEKLAALEASLEAAQLSAEQADRNLQRQRTLVEKGSVAQSVFDNAQTAFDVAKAQVEEIKANLAYTRLPARKDEIAAAEAAVEQAQSSLEAAKWKQQQRTLKAPQAGVVTDIIHEVGEMAGPQVPVLSILPDTGIKLRLYIPEESLASVKMGSQLSISCDSCQPGLTAKVSYIADGPEFTPPVIYSLENRQKLVYLIEARAGAGAGLKPGQIVSAWLAPGNGGGN, from the coding sequence ATGAGTTTTCTCTGCTCCCTCCCCCTTGTTGGCGCTCTGCTGACCGGTTGCCTGCCCCCCTCACCGCTCGCCACTGGCTATGTCGAAGGGGACTATGTGCAAATAGCACCGATTGAAACGGCCCGGATCATCGATATATCCGTCGCCCGCGGCGATCGTGTTTCCCGCGACCAGACCATTGCCGCGCTGGAACAGCAGGATGCCGATATAGCCGTGGCAAACGCCAGTGCAGCACTCGCCCAGTCCAGAGCCACCCTTGCCAACCTCCAGCAAGGGGCAAGACCGGAAAAGCTCGCGGCCTTGGAAGCCTCTCTGGAAGCGGCCCAGTTGAGCGCCGAGCAAGCCGACCGCAACCTGCAGCGCCAGCGGACGCTCGTTGAGAAGGGCAGCGTTGCTCAAAGCGTCTTTGACAACGCCCAGACCGCATTTGACGTCGCCAAGGCGCAGGTCGAAGAGATCAAGGCCAATCTCGCCTACACCAGACTGCCCGCCCGCAAGGACGAGATCGCAGCGGCCGAAGCGGCCGTTGAACAGGCCCAATCGAGCCTGGAAGCCGCAAAGTGGAAACAGCAGCAGCGCACACTGAAGGCGCCACAGGCCGGTGTTGTCACCGATATCATCCATGAAGTGGGCGAAATGGCAGGCCCTCAGGTGCCTGTCCTCTCGATCCTGCCCGACACCGGCATCAAGCTGCGCCTCTACATCCCCGAGGAAAGCCTTGCCAGCGTCAAGATGGGCAGTCAGCTGTCAATCAGCTGCGATTCCTGCCAACCGGGACTGACCGCCAAAGTGAGCTATATTGCCGACGGCCCGGAATTCACGCCCCCGGTGATCTATTCGCTCGAAAACCGTCAGAAGCTCGTCTATCTCATCGAGGCGCGGGCCGGGGCGGGAGCGGGTCTCAAGCCCGGCCAGATCGTTTCGGCGTGGCTCGCTCCGGGCAACGGCGGAGGCAACTGA
- a CDS encoding CerR family C-terminal domain-containing protein, producing MAQSRADTTKANLIRAAFFLFAEKGFEATSTREIAMRAKTNIASINYHFGGKAGLRLACAETVVSRLDRLRGHPEAISLPPTLDTPQTRFEASMLRQAIVVLSIEEADAIMRFMIREAHAKGEVFEHVYSHFFNPTFLLFYQLFLEATGREDSDADREELKVAIFSLISVLAYFRIGEPVILKHQNWPAYGPDQTGIILRVLQGNIRSIIDNYRRKT from the coding sequence ATGGCTCAGTCGCGAGCAGACACAACCAAGGCCAATCTCATCAGGGCGGCCTTTTTCCTCTTTGCGGAAAAGGGGTTCGAAGCGACATCGACGCGCGAGATCGCCATGCGTGCCAAAACCAACATCGCCTCGATCAACTATCACTTCGGCGGCAAGGCCGGGTTGCGTCTGGCCTGTGCGGAGACGGTTGTCTCCCGGCTCGACCGTTTGCGCGGGCACCCCGAGGCGATCAGTCTGCCACCGACGCTGGACACCCCCCAGACCCGGTTTGAAGCCTCCATGCTGCGTCAGGCCATTGTCGTGCTCAGCATTGAGGAAGCCGACGCCATCATGCGCTTCATGATCAGGGAGGCGCACGCGAAGGGAGAGGTGTTCGAGCATGTCTATAGCCATTTCTTCAACCCCACCTTCTTGCTGTTCTATCAGCTGTTTCTGGAAGCAACCGGCCGCGAGGACAGCGACGCCGACAGGGAAGAACTGAAGGTCGCCATCTTCTCGCTGATCAGCGTTCTTGCCTATTTCAGGATCGGCGAGCCCGTCATCCTCAAACACCAGAACTGGCCTGCCTACGGGCCCGACCAAACCGGCATCATCCTGCGCGTTCTGCAAGGGAACATCCGAAGCATCATTGATAACTACAGGAGAAAAACATGA
- a CDS encoding DUF6858 family protein — protein MDRVIYKGKYPVLELDIAKTRTRARSVDEIIAALLQHIDGNPAIAYLGIFDHYAHTMSLGGAVADGVVDAKNLLFCFGKTIPDLSVLAVRPRSIGILDLGDHFHITFLEPPQDGVTRQLVSWCEALIED, from the coding sequence ATGGACCGTGTGATTTACAAGGGCAAATATCCTGTGCTCGAACTGGATATTGCCAAGACCAGAACAAGGGCTCGTAGCGTTGACGAGATCATCGCGGCCTTGCTGCAGCATATCGACGGCAACCCGGCGATAGCCTATCTGGGGATCTTCGATCACTATGCTCACACCATGTCACTGGGCGGAGCCGTGGCCGACGGTGTGGTCGACGCGAAAAATCTGCTGTTCTGTTTTGGCAAGACTATCCCGGATCTGTCTGTCCTTGCGGTGCGTCCGCGTTCCATCGGCATTCTCGATCTGGGGGATCACTTTCATATCACCTTTCTGGAGCCACCGCAGGATGGTGTGACAAGGCAGCTTGTGAGCTGGTGCGAGGCTCTGATAGAAGACTGA
- a CDS encoding FtsX-like permease family protein, whose protein sequence is MSPLDRKLARDLWRIKGQAIAIAMVIATGVTLLVMMAGVVNSLQETRRVYYERNRLGDVFAPVKRAPSHVIRKLAALPGVSAAEGRITGSALISLPSLDLPLRAIAISLPDTGAPRLNAIHLTDGRRMDPKDADEIILLNSFARSHDLKPGDTLSATMNGARRTLTIVGLAQSPEYLYSVAPGEMISDDSRFGVIWMSRTALAAAFDMQGAFNEAILSIGRSNNLQETLDRVDRILSPYGGLGAYGLKDLTSNRFVTEEIEGMRSSARVVPPLFLAVAAFLLNIVISRMVEAEREQIGLIKAFGYTNSEVGLHYFKFVLIIAIGGAMLGCLGGIAMGRAMMPLYLTYYKFPMLVFRLDPASFATAILTSIAAASAGGLLVLRKVFALTPAVAMRPPAPPDYSTTGRFGKRLITLLDQPSRMVLRRITRQPGRMLGSLAGIACGMALSVSMISMLAGFDHTIDLTYTVMDRSDVTVTFTHPIGETVIHELESIPGIIDTEPERSVAVVFRNGVESYRGAITGLIPQPRLKRALDEKSAPITLSRQGITLSRSLASMLAIEPGAILNIDVLEGERPSLRIPVSGVAESLLGSPAYMQIDALTRLLGEPGRISSVYLRIDKNRAGAIFKALKSRPYVAGVSMKSDARAAFQKMMDTGAGSMRYVMLIIAAIITFGIVYNAARIAFAERQRDLASLRVMGFTRSEVSFVLLGELAVITLAALPIGSILGYYFTMVIAKGFSTDLYQIPILFIPESYGRAALAVLAAAIFSGWIVRRDIDRADLVSALKIRE, encoded by the coding sequence ATGTCACCACTGGACCGGAAGCTGGCAAGAGATCTCTGGCGCATCAAGGGGCAGGCCATCGCCATTGCCATGGTCATCGCCACGGGTGTCACGCTTCTGGTGATGATGGCCGGTGTCGTCAATTCCCTTCAGGAAACGCGACGGGTCTATTACGAGCGCAACCGCCTTGGCGATGTCTTTGCGCCGGTCAAGCGAGCCCCTTCCCACGTTATCCGCAAGCTGGCAGCACTCCCTGGCGTGTCCGCAGCCGAGGGGCGCATCACCGGTTCCGCCCTCATCAGTCTGCCAAGCCTCGACCTGCCCCTGCGCGCCATTGCCATTTCGTTGCCGGATACCGGTGCGCCACGCCTCAACGCCATCCACCTGACCGATGGTCGCCGGATGGACCCGAAGGACGCCGACGAAATCATCCTGCTCAACAGTTTCGCGCGGTCCCACGATCTCAAGCCCGGCGACACACTATCCGCCACGATGAATGGAGCCAGACGCACCCTCACCATTGTCGGCCTCGCCCAGTCGCCGGAATATCTCTACAGCGTTGCGCCGGGAGAAATGATCTCCGATGACAGCCGCTTCGGCGTCATCTGGATGAGCCGAACCGCCCTTGCCGCCGCGTTTGACATGCAAGGGGCCTTCAACGAGGCCATCCTCTCCATCGGCCGCAGCAACAATCTGCAGGAAACCCTCGACCGGGTCGACCGTATCCTGTCCCCTTACGGCGGTCTTGGTGCCTATGGTCTCAAGGATCTGACGTCTAACCGCTTCGTCACGGAGGAAATCGAGGGCATGCGTTCTTCGGCGCGTGTCGTTCCACCGCTGTTTCTGGCCGTGGCCGCCTTCCTGCTCAACATCGTCATCTCCCGCATGGTCGAGGCCGAGCGGGAGCAGATCGGTCTCATCAAGGCCTTCGGCTACACCAATAGCGAGGTCGGGCTGCATTATTTCAAATTTGTGCTGATCATCGCCATTGGCGGTGCGATGCTCGGCTGTCTGGGAGGCATCGCCATGGGGCGGGCGATGATGCCGCTCTATCTGACCTACTACAAATTCCCGATGCTGGTCTTCCGCCTTGACCCGGCCTCCTTTGCCACAGCAATCCTCACCTCGATTGCCGCTGCCTCGGCAGGCGGATTGCTGGTCCTCAGGAAGGTATTTGCCCTCACGCCCGCCGTTGCCATGCGCCCTCCGGCTCCACCGGACTATTCGACCACGGGCCGCTTCGGCAAACGGCTCATCACTCTCCTTGATCAACCGAGCCGGATGGTTTTGCGGCGCATCACGCGCCAGCCCGGTCGCATGCTCGGCTCGCTGGCAGGCATTGCCTGCGGCATGGCGCTTTCGGTCTCGATGATCTCGATGCTGGCCGGATTCGACCACACGATAGACCTCACCTATACGGTGATGGACCGCTCTGACGTGACGGTGACCTTCACCCACCCGATCGGCGAGACAGTCATCCACGAGCTTGAGAGCATCCCCGGCATTATCGACACGGAACCGGAGCGCAGCGTTGCCGTCGTCTTCCGTAACGGCGTGGAAAGCTATCGCGGCGCCATCACCGGCCTCATACCGCAGCCACGCCTCAAACGGGCCCTTGATGAGAAAAGCGCGCCCATCACCCTCTCCCGGCAGGGCATCACCCTGTCGCGATCCCTCGCCTCGATGCTGGCAATCGAACCCGGCGCAATCCTCAACATCGATGTGCTCGAAGGTGAGCGCCCCAGTTTGCGCATTCCGGTGAGCGGTGTCGCCGAAAGCCTGCTCGGCTCCCCCGCCTACATGCAGATCGACGCGCTCACCCGCCTTCTTGGCGAACCCGGACGCATTTCTTCAGTCTATCTGCGCATCGACAAAAACCGCGCAGGAGCCATCTTCAAAGCGCTCAAAAGCCGCCCCTATGTGGCCGGGGTCAGCATGAAATCCGATGCCCGGGCCGCCTTCCAGAAGATGATGGACACCGGCGCCGGATCCATGCGCTATGTCATGCTGATCATCGCCGCCATTATCACCTTCGGCATCGTCTACAACGCCGCCCGCATTGCCTTTGCCGAGCGCCAGCGCGATCTTGCCAGCCTCAGGGTGATGGGCTTCACCCGGTCGGAAGTGTCCTTCGTTCTGCTGGGGGAACTGGCGGTTATCACATTGGCCGCCCTGCCCATCGGCTCCATTCTGGGCTATTATTTCACCATGGTGATCGCCAAAGGGTTCAGCACGGACCTCTATCAGATTCCGATCCTTTTCATCCCCGAGAGCTATGGCCGGGCCGCTCTTGCGGTTCTGGCCGCAGCCATTTTCTCGGGCTGGATCGTCCGGCGTGACATCGATCGCGCAGACCTTGTCTCGGCCCTCAAGATCAGGGAATGA
- a CDS encoding ABC transporter permease, whose protein sequence is MNHFFSFTRLFALLAKEMTQMMRDRITFGMMIGIPLVQLALFGFAINTDPKQLPSALVTTSQDQFTRAIVSALEVTGYYRFDYVGIPESQADELMQEGRVSFVMTIPSDFSKRVLRGDEPQILIEADASDPAASSGAVSTLATVAKQAFERELGKNPNEASSVDIVVHRRYNPEGISQYNIVPGLLGVILQLVMVMMTAMALTREVERGTMENLLAMPATPFEIMLGKILPYLGVGAVQVVIILVAAKLVFHVPFVGSIWLLIAGILIFISSLVLIGYFISTVAGSQMQAMQMSFFFFLPSLMLSGFMFPFKGMPHWAQVIGEIFPLTHFLRIVRGVMLKGADLEAMRAPMLALIGFTVLLIIFSLARFRKTLD, encoded by the coding sequence ATGAACCATTTCTTCTCCTTCACCCGCCTGTTTGCCCTGCTGGCCAAGGAAATGACGCAGATGATGCGCGACCGCATCACCTTCGGCATGATGATCGGCATCCCCCTTGTCCAGTTGGCGCTGTTCGGCTTTGCCATCAACACCGATCCCAAGCAACTGCCATCGGCGCTGGTGACCACCTCGCAGGACCAGTTCACCCGGGCCATCGTCTCGGCACTGGAAGTGACCGGCTACTACCGCTTTGACTATGTTGGCATTCCGGAAAGTCAGGCCGATGAACTGATGCAGGAGGGGCGGGTTTCCTTTGTCATGACCATTCCGTCCGACTTCTCCAAACGGGTTTTAAGGGGTGATGAACCGCAGATCCTGATCGAGGCCGACGCCTCCGACCCGGCGGCTTCGTCAGGCGCCGTTTCGACACTGGCGACCGTTGCCAAACAGGCCTTCGAGCGCGAGCTGGGCAAGAACCCGAACGAGGCCAGCTCCGTCGATATCGTCGTCCATCGCCGCTACAATCCCGAAGGCATCTCGCAGTACAACATCGTGCCAGGCCTGCTCGGCGTCATCCTGCAGCTTGTCATGGTGATGATGACAGCCATGGCGCTGACCCGCGAGGTTGAGCGCGGCACGATGGAAAACCTGCTGGCGATGCCCGCCACCCCGTTCGAGATCATGCTCGGCAAGATCCTGCCCTATCTGGGGGTCGGCGCCGTGCAGGTCGTCATCATTCTGGTCGCAGCCAAGCTGGTGTTCCATGTTCCCTTTGTCGGCTCGATCTGGCTGCTGATTGCGGGAATCCTGATTTTCATCTCCTCACTGGTGCTCATTGGCTATTTCATATCGACCGTTGCCGGCAGCCAGATGCAGGCCATGCAGATGAGCTTCTTCTTCTTCCTGCCTTCGCTGATGCTGTCCGGCTTCATGTTCCCCTTCAAGGGCATGCCGCACTGGGCTCAGGTGATCGGCGAGATCTTCCCGCTCACCCATTTCCTGAGGATCGTGCGCGGTGTCATGCTGAAGGGGGCGGATCTAGAAGCCATGCGCGCGCCCATGCTCGCCCTCATCGGCTTTACCGTCCTGTTGATCATCTTCTCTCTCGCCCGCTTCCGCAAAACGTTGGACTGA
- a CDS encoding ABC transporter ATP-binding protein: MKAIDVRNLVKRFGDKTVVDHVTLSVEEGEISGFLGPNGSGKTTTIRVMCGLLTPDEGEGTVLGYDLHADQLKIKRQVGYMTQKFSFYTDLTIEENLYFVARLYGLSPARTYVRDTLDKLGLTSRRHQLAGLLSGGWKQRLALAACIMHKPKLLLLDEPTAGVDPKARREFWDEIHDLAADGMTVMVSTHYMDEAERCHRINYIAYGKLLTSGTVEDVVAEAGLHTFILSGKGSQSAARMLATQKGVDQIAPFGNSLHVVGKNKTQLEQAVRKASQEFDIRCEPGQTTLEDVFIQYMTSSTDNMAEPVSESE, encoded by the coding sequence ATGAAGGCCATCGACGTCCGCAATCTGGTCAAGCGCTTCGGCGACAAGACGGTCGTCGATCACGTCACGCTGTCTGTCGAGGAGGGCGAGATTTCCGGTTTTCTCGGCCCAAACGGCTCGGGCAAGACCACCACCATCCGAGTCATGTGCGGCCTGCTCACTCCTGACGAGGGCGAAGGCACCGTTCTGGGTTATGATCTGCACGCCGATCAGCTCAAGATCAAGCGTCAGGTCGGCTACATGACGCAGAAATTCTCCTTCTACACCGACCTGACGATCGAGGAGAATCTCTATTTCGTTGCCCGACTGTATGGCCTGTCTCCTGCCCGAACCTATGTGCGCGACACCCTCGACAAGCTTGGCCTCACCTCCCGGCGGCATCAGCTTGCGGGCTTGCTGTCCGGCGGTTGGAAACAGCGGCTGGCGCTCGCGGCCTGCATCATGCACAAGCCCAAACTGCTGCTACTCGATGAGCCGACCGCCGGGGTGGACCCCAAGGCACGACGGGAATTCTGGGACGAAATCCATGATCTCGCAGCCGACGGCATGACCGTCATGGTCTCCACCCACTATATGGACGAGGCAGAGCGCTGCCACCGCATCAACTATATCGCCTATGGCAAGCTGCTGACTTCCGGCACGGTCGAAGACGTTGTGGCGGAAGCGGGCCTTCACACCTTCATCCTCTCCGGCAAGGGCTCGCAGTCCGCTGCGCGCATGCTGGCAACTCAAAAGGGGGTCGATCAGATCGCCCCCTTCGGCAACAGCCTGCATGTGGTCGGCAAGAACAAGACCCAGCTGGAACAGGCGGTTCGCAAGGCATCGCAGGAATTCGATATCCGCTGCGAACCGGGCCAGACAACGCTGGAGGATGTCTTCATCCAGTATATGACCAGCTCCACGGACAACATGGCCGAGCCGGTCTCGGAGAGCGAATGA